Proteins from one Caulobacter sp. X genomic window:
- the yaaA gene encoding peroxide stress protein YaaA: MLMVISPAKSLDFTAPAQALPMTTPELKAQIAELAKVTRKLTAADLKRLMHISDALAKLNRERFQAFDSELEDGLQAIIAFNGDVYAGLAARELDRASLEWAQDHLRILSGLYGVLRPFDALQPYRLEMGTRLKTKRGHNLYDYWGETISQTLNAAAAGHADPTLVNLASQEYFGAVDAKALKLPVVTCHFKEEKHGELRVLGFFAKKARGRMARYVIDNRIDRVEGLKGFDLDGYRFQPSLSTGADWVFARPQP, translated from the coding sequence ATGCTGATGGTCATCTCGCCCGCCAAGTCGCTGGACTTCACCGCGCCCGCCCAGGCGCTGCCCATGACGACGCCTGAGCTGAAAGCCCAGATCGCCGAGCTGGCCAAGGTCACGCGCAAGCTGACCGCCGCCGACCTGAAGCGCCTGATGCACATCTCCGACGCCCTGGCCAAGCTGAACCGCGAACGGTTCCAGGCCTTCGATTCCGAGCTGGAAGACGGTCTGCAGGCGATCATCGCTTTCAACGGCGACGTCTATGCCGGGCTGGCCGCGCGCGAGCTGGACCGGGCCTCGCTGGAGTGGGCTCAGGACCATCTGCGGATCCTGTCGGGTCTCTATGGCGTGCTGCGCCCGTTCGACGCCCTGCAGCCCTATCGCCTGGAGATGGGCACGCGGCTGAAGACCAAGCGCGGCCATAACCTCTACGACTACTGGGGCGAGACGATCTCGCAGACCCTGAACGCGGCCGCCGCCGGCCACGCCGACCCGACGCTGGTGAACCTGGCCAGCCAGGAATATTTCGGCGCCGTGGACGCCAAGGCCCTGAAGCTGCCGGTCGTGACCTGCCACTTCAAGGAAGAGAAGCACGGCGAGCTGCGCGTGCTGGGCTTCTTCGCCAAGAAAGCGCGCGGGCGCATGGCGCGCTACGTGATCGACAACCGCATCGACCGCGTCGAGGGCCTGAAAGGCTTTGACCTGGACGGCTATCGCTTCCAGCCGTCGCTCTCGACGGGCGCCGACTGGGTTTTCGCTCGCCCGCAGCCTTAA
- a CDS encoding 3-hydroxybutyrate dehydrogenase gives MAVDFGLQGQVAIVTGSTSGIGHALADALAAQGCNIVMNGLGEMNAIERARSEMAEKHGVEVLYHGADMTKPIEIADMVKAAKAEFGELDILVNNAGVQHVAPIEDFPDDKWDLIIAINLSSAFHATKAAVPIMKEQGRGRIVNIASAHALVASPFKSAYVAAKHGIMGLTKTVALEVATHGITCNAICPGFVKTPLVEAQIADQAKARGISEEAVMKDVILAAQPTKQFVTFEQLSGMLLYLVSDAGASANGAAFQVDGGWVAQ, from the coding sequence ATGGCCGTCGATTTCGGTTTGCAGGGGCAGGTCGCCATCGTCACCGGCTCGACCAGCGGCATCGGACACGCCCTGGCCGACGCGCTCGCGGCCCAGGGCTGCAACATCGTCATGAACGGCCTGGGCGAAATGAACGCCATCGAGCGCGCCCGCTCGGAAATGGCCGAGAAGCACGGCGTCGAGGTGCTGTATCACGGCGCCGACATGACCAAGCCGATCGAGATCGCCGACATGGTCAAGGCCGCCAAGGCCGAGTTCGGCGAGCTGGACATCCTCGTGAACAACGCCGGCGTCCAGCATGTCGCGCCGATCGAGGACTTCCCGGACGACAAGTGGGACCTGATCATCGCGATCAACCTGTCCTCGGCCTTTCACGCCACCAAGGCGGCGGTGCCGATCATGAAGGAGCAGGGGCGCGGGCGGATCGTCAACATCGCCTCGGCCCACGCCCTGGTCGCCTCGCCGTTCAAGTCGGCCTATGTCGCGGCCAAGCACGGGATCATGGGCCTGACCAAGACTGTCGCCCTCGAGGTCGCCACTCACGGCATCACCTGCAACGCCATCTGCCCGGGTTTCGTAAAGACGCCTCTGGTCGAGGCCCAGATCGCCGACCAAGCCAAGGCGCGCGGCATTTCGGAAGAGGCGGTGATGAAGGACGTGATCCTGGCCGCCCAGCCGACCAAGCAGTTCGTCACCTTCGAACAGCTTTCGGGCATGCTGCTGTACCTGGTGTCGGACGCCGGCGCTTCGGCCAACGGCGCCGCTTTCCAGGTCGACGGCGGCTGGGTCGCGCAATAG
- a CDS encoding patatin-like phospholipase family protein: protein MPIPPFTRKKPTGRALSLALQGGGAHGAFEWGVLDRLLEEEDLEIQAVTAASAGAMNAVCLAQGMLDDGKAGAKARLESFWRQVNRAGGRNVFGDTSIWTSAFSGGVDWWKNTPGWRMAETLALSFSPYEFNPFNLNPLHDVLEAEVKFEQLRERSPVKLYISATAIHTSKARIFRETELTARHIMASACLPQLFQAVEIDGEPYWDGGFLANPPLWPLFYEDTPDDILIVSLNPFVREETPKTPGEIMDRLNEITFNASLASELRAIGFVQKLLDEGLLKDNARGRYRKMLVHAITADKPLADLSLSTKFNTEWSFLSDLKERGRTAADAWLTDCGTCIGVKSSIDLKVGFP from the coding sequence GTGCCCATCCCGCCCTTCACGCGTAAGAAGCCGACCGGCCGCGCCCTGAGTTTGGCGCTGCAGGGCGGCGGCGCGCACGGCGCGTTCGAATGGGGCGTGCTGGATCGCCTGCTCGAGGAAGAGGACCTGGAGATCCAGGCCGTCACAGCGGCCTCGGCCGGCGCCATGAACGCCGTCTGCCTGGCCCAGGGGATGCTCGACGACGGCAAGGCCGGGGCCAAGGCGCGGCTTGAGTCGTTCTGGCGGCAAGTGAACCGCGCCGGCGGCCGCAATGTCTTCGGCGACACCTCGATCTGGACCAGCGCCTTTTCCGGCGGCGTCGACTGGTGGAAGAACACCCCCGGCTGGCGGATGGCCGAGACCCTGGCGCTGTCGTTCAGCCCCTACGAGTTCAACCCGTTCAACCTGAACCCCCTGCACGACGTGCTGGAGGCCGAGGTCAAGTTCGAGCAGCTGCGCGAGCGCTCGCCGGTCAAGCTCTACATCTCGGCCACCGCGATCCACACCAGCAAGGCGCGGATCTTCCGCGAGACCGAGCTGACGGCGCGCCACATCATGGCCAGCGCCTGCCTGCCGCAGCTGTTCCAGGCGGTCGAGATCGACGGCGAGCCCTATTGGGACGGCGGCTTCCTGGCCAATCCGCCGTTGTGGCCGCTGTTCTACGAGGACACGCCCGACGACATCCTGATCGTCAGCCTCAATCCGTTCGTCCGCGAGGAAACGCCCAAGACGCCGGGCGAGATCATGGACCGGCTGAACGAGATCACCTTCAACGCGTCATTGGCCTCGGAGCTGCGGGCCATCGGCTTCGTGCAGAAGCTGCTGGACGAGGGGCTGCTGAAGGACAATGCGCGCGGCCGCTACCGCAAGATGCTGGTCCACGCCATCACCGCCGACAAGCCGCTGGCGGACCTGTCGCTGTCGACCAAGTTCAACACCGAGTGGAGTTTCCTGTCCGACCTGAAGGAGCGAGGGCGGACCGCCGCCGACGCCTGGCTGACAGACTGCGGGACCTGCATCGGCGTGAAGTCCAGCATCGACCTGAAGGTCGGCTTCCCGTGA
- a CDS encoding NUDIX hydrolase, translating to MSPHPVPTVGVVCLRGDQVLLIKRGTPPRLHQWSLPGGRLEWGETTAVAALRELKEETGVDAELLGLIDVIDGVFPARPGGEITRHYVLIDYAARWTGGEPAAGDDAADARFVSRDEAMALVEWDETRRVIAEAYERFAL from the coding sequence GTGAGCCCGCATCCCGTGCCAACCGTCGGCGTGGTCTGCCTGCGCGGCGACCAGGTGCTGCTGATCAAGCGCGGGACGCCGCCGCGTCTCCATCAATGGAGCCTGCCCGGCGGGCGGCTGGAATGGGGCGAGACCACGGCCGTCGCCGCGCTGCGGGAGCTGAAGGAAGAGACCGGCGTCGACGCCGAGCTGCTCGGGCTGATCGACGTGATCGACGGGGTGTTTCCGGCGCGGCCCGGCGGCGAGATCACCCGGCACTACGTGCTGATCGACTACGCCGCCCGCTGGACCGGCGGCGAGCCGGCGGCTGGCGATGACGCGGCCGACGCGCGGTTCGTCTCGCGGGACGAGGCGATGGCCCTGGTGGAGTGGGACGAGACCCGTCGGGTGATCGCCGAGGCGTATGAGCGGTTTGCGCTTTAG
- a CDS encoding site-2 protease family protein, producing the protein MSLIDAPAPRFSISPNALILLAACIGLGWAVAAQVPRVGIITFAFVAAAWVFSVGIHEFGHALTAYKAGDTTIVEKGYLTLDPLKYSDLATTVVIPLIALALGGIGFPGGAVYLREDLMRSRGWRSLASLAGPLGTLVVLIVIAAALPFVASPPLRHALALLAFLQATAFVLNLLPVPGLDGYGVIRPFLPDGVRARMIKIERVGVLLLFALIFFVPGVSDLIFKSALTVTDLLGVPRTAIGDGWRTFHFWGS; encoded by the coding sequence ATGAGCCTCATCGACGCCCCCGCGCCCCGCTTCTCCATCAGCCCCAACGCCCTGATCCTGCTCGCCGCCTGTATCGGCCTGGGCTGGGCCGTCGCCGCCCAGGTTCCGCGCGTTGGGATCATCACCTTCGCCTTCGTCGCCGCGGCCTGGGTGTTCAGTGTTGGAATCCACGAATTCGGCCACGCCCTGACGGCTTACAAGGCCGGCGACACGACCATCGTCGAGAAGGGCTACCTGACCCTCGATCCGTTGAAGTACTCGGACCTCGCCACGACGGTCGTCATTCCGCTGATCGCCCTGGCCCTGGGCGGCATCGGCTTTCCGGGCGGGGCGGTTTATCTGCGCGAGGACCTGATGCGCTCGCGCGGCTGGCGGTCCCTGGCCTCGCTGGCGGGGCCTCTAGGGACGCTGGTCGTGCTGATCGTGATCGCCGCCGCCCTGCCGTTCGTCGCGTCGCCGCCGCTTCGCCACGCCCTGGCGCTGCTGGCCTTCCTGCAGGCGACGGCCTTCGTGCTGAACCTGCTGCCGGTCCCGGGCCTGGACGGCTACGGCGTCATCCGGCCGTTCCTGCCCGATGGCGTCCGGGCGAGAATGATCAAGATCGAGCGGGTCGGCGTCCTGCTGCTGTTCGCCCTGATCTTCTTCGTCCCTGGCGTCAGCGACCTGATCTTCAAGTCGGCCCTGACGGTCACCGACCTGCTCGGCGTGCCGCGGACGGCGATTGGCGACGGCTGGCGGACCTTCCACTTCTGGGGGTCTTGA
- a CDS encoding SDR family NAD(P)-dependent oxidoreductase, with protein MAYAPFNLSGKVALVTGGNRGIGLGMAKAMAQAGADIVIWGSNPERNQAAEQELTRLGVRVKAQTVDVADESQVAEGMEEAVAAMGRVDAVFANAGIGYGSPSFVEMKTEVYRKVLSVNLDGVFFTLREACRHMVERAKAGDPGGSLVGIASLAAIEGAARNEAYAATKGAVISMIKSVAVEHARYGVRANAILPGWIATDMTAGAQGNSAFAEKVIPRVPARRWGEPEDFGGMAVYLASDASSYHSGTTIVIDGGYSIF; from the coding sequence ATGGCCTACGCGCCGTTCAATCTGTCGGGCAAGGTGGCCCTGGTCACCGGCGGCAATCGCGGCATTGGCCTTGGCATGGCCAAGGCGATGGCCCAGGCCGGCGCCGACATCGTCATCTGGGGCTCCAATCCCGAGCGCAACCAGGCCGCCGAGCAGGAACTCACCCGGCTGGGCGTGCGGGTGAAGGCCCAGACGGTGGACGTCGCCGACGAAAGCCAGGTCGCCGAGGGCATGGAGGAGGCCGTCGCCGCCATGGGCCGGGTCGACGCCGTCTTCGCCAACGCCGGCATCGGCTACGGCTCGCCCTCATTCGTCGAGATGAAGACCGAGGTCTATCGCAAGGTGCTGTCGGTGAACCTGGATGGCGTCTTCTTCACCCTGCGCGAGGCCTGCCGCCACATGGTTGAGCGGGCCAAGGCCGGGGATCCGGGCGGCTCGCTGGTCGGGATCGCCTCGCTGGCCGCGATCGAGGGCGCGGCGCGCAACGAGGCCTACGCCGCCACCAAGGGCGCGGTGATCTCGATGATCAAGTCCGTGGCCGTCGAGCATGCCCGCTACGGCGTCCGCGCCAACGCCATCCTGCCCGGCTGGATCGCCACCGACATGACCGCCGGGGCGCAGGGCAACAGCGCCTTCGCCGAGAAGGTCATTCCGCGTGTCCCCGCCCGCCGCTGGGGCGAGCCGGAAGACTTCGGCGGCATGGCCGTCTATCTGGCCTCGGACGCTTCGAGCTACCACTCCGGGACCACCATCGTCATCGACGGCGGATACTCGATCTTCTAA
- a CDS encoding nitronate monooxygenase family protein, translating to MGLHTPLCDLLDIEHPILLAGMGGVSYAPLAAAVSNAGGYGVLGMAGTSPDFIRDQMREVRALTDKPFGVDLLAATPDALTASVEVIIEEGASSFIAGLGVPLPIIARLKAAGLKVMVVCGAVKHAVKAQDAGCDAVICQGGEGGGHTGLVGTLPLVAQAVEAVRIPVVAAGGLYDGRGLAAALALGAQGVWMGTRFIASAEAHAGDLYRQAVIAASDEDTVRTRCYSGKPMRVKKNAYVEDWEARPADIQPFPHQAMVSIRNGAMGGIGGQIDGLDPDKSCFAMGQSAGGIHDAPPAGDIVRRLMAEAEAAMDRAAAYRV from the coding sequence ATGGGCTTGCATACGCCGCTCTGCGATCTTCTGGATATCGAACACCCGATCCTGCTGGCCGGCATGGGCGGCGTCTCCTACGCGCCCTTGGCGGCGGCCGTGTCTAACGCCGGCGGCTACGGCGTGCTGGGCATGGCCGGCACGTCGCCGGACTTCATCCGCGACCAGATGCGCGAGGTCCGCGCCCTGACCGACAAGCCGTTCGGCGTCGATCTGCTGGCGGCGACTCCGGACGCTTTGACCGCCAGTGTCGAGGTGATCATCGAAGAAGGCGCCAGTTCCTTCATCGCGGGCCTGGGCGTGCCGTTGCCCATCATCGCGCGGCTGAAGGCGGCCGGTCTCAAGGTGATGGTCGTCTGCGGTGCGGTGAAGCACGCGGTGAAGGCGCAGGACGCCGGCTGCGACGCGGTGATCTGCCAGGGCGGCGAGGGCGGCGGGCATACGGGCCTCGTCGGCACGCTGCCGCTGGTCGCCCAGGCGGTCGAGGCCGTGCGGATCCCGGTCGTGGCGGCGGGCGGCCTGTATGATGGACGGGGCCTGGCGGCGGCCCTGGCGCTGGGCGCGCAAGGCGTTTGGATGGGCACGCGCTTCATCGCCTCGGCCGAGGCGCACGCCGGCGACCTCTATCGCCAGGCCGTGATCGCGGCGTCCGACGAGGACACCGTCCGCACTCGCTGCTACTCGGGCAAGCCGATGCGGGTGAAGAAGAACGCTTACGTCGAGGACTGGGAGGCGCGGCCCGCCGACATCCAGCCCTTCCCACACCAGGCCATGGTCTCGATCCGCAACGGCGCGATGGGCGGCATTGGCGGCCAGATCGACGGTCTGGATCCCGACAAGTCCTGCTTCGCCATGGGCCAGAGCGCCGGCGGGATCCATGACGCGCCGCCGGCCGGCGATATCGTCCGCCGACTGATGGCCGAGGCCGAGGCGGCGATGGACCGGGCCGCCGCGTATCGCGTCTGA
- a CDS encoding Crp/Fnr family transcriptional regulator, translating into MSVAARLSRGAAGSEDAPPFSANRLLAALRPEALEALSPYLILVDLPQDEVLFDAGEDVEHTYLPCGPTQASLLVVTSDGQEIEAASIGHEGAIGGMVSAGFKPAYGRAVVRVPGHAFCVPTARLEEVKSRSAVVADLFDRYADVFIAQMMQVTACNALHPIEQRACRWLLFAHDRSGDEPIRLTQETLAQMLGVQRTTISAVARALQDSGLIHIGRGRVEVLDRPGLEKRACECHDAVEAHFRRILPKVAD; encoded by the coding sequence ATGTCAGTTGCCGCCCGTCTTTCTCGGGGAGCCGCCGGGAGCGAAGACGCCCCGCCCTTCTCCGCCAACCGTCTGCTGGCCGCCCTGCGACCGGAGGCGTTGGAAGCCCTGTCGCCCTATCTGATCCTGGTCGACCTGCCACAGGACGAGGTCCTGTTCGACGCCGGCGAGGACGTCGAGCACACCTATCTGCCCTGCGGCCCGACCCAGGCCTCGCTGCTGGTCGTCACCTCGGACGGCCAGGAGATCGAGGCCGCCAGCATCGGCCATGAAGGCGCGATCGGCGGCATGGTCAGCGCCGGCTTCAAGCCCGCCTATGGCCGCGCCGTGGTGCGCGTGCCGGGTCACGCCTTCTGCGTTCCCACCGCGCGGCTGGAAGAGGTCAAGAGCCGCTCGGCGGTCGTGGCGGACCTGTTCGACCGATACGCTGACGTCTTCATCGCCCAGATGATGCAGGTGACCGCCTGCAACGCCCTGCACCCGATCGAGCAGCGCGCCTGCCGCTGGCTGCTGTTCGCCCATGACCGCTCGGGCGACGAGCCGATCCGCCTGACCCAGGAGACCCTGGCCCAGATGCTGGGCGTTCAGCGCACGACGATTAGCGCGGTCGCGCGGGCGCTGCAGGACTCCGGGCTGATCCATATCGGTCGCGGTCGCGTGGAGGTGCTGGACCGACCCGGCCTGGAGAAGCGCGCCTGCGAGTGCCACGACGCGGTCGAAGCGCACTTCCGCAGGATCCTGCCAAAGGTCGCGGACTAG
- a CDS encoding TIGR02301 family protein yields MFRSLLSGILVAALVGGAMAQDRPADQRQRLLELAYALGESHALRQACEGEGDQYWRARMMRLVQVERPGPTPETQLRERFNAGFVAKRGQYPACDEASHNAEAQAARRGQALALKLSQSTIQVRREPPAPDSVAEGETAR; encoded by the coding sequence ATGTTCCGTTCGCTGCTTTCAGGGATCCTCGTGGCCGCGCTCGTCGGCGGCGCCATGGCGCAGGATCGTCCGGCCGACCAGCGTCAGCGCTTGCTGGAGCTGGCCTATGCGCTGGGCGAGAGCCACGCGCTGCGGCAGGCCTGCGAAGGCGAGGGCGACCAGTACTGGCGGGCGCGGATGATGCGTCTCGTCCAGGTCGAGCGCCCGGGGCCAACCCCGGAGACCCAGCTGCGCGAGCGCTTCAACGCCGGCTTTGTCGCCAAGCGCGGGCAATATCCCGCCTGCGACGAGGCCAGCCACAATGCCGAAGCGCAAGCCGCCCGGCGCGGCCAGGCCTTGGCGCTGAAACTCTCGCAATCGACGATCCAGGTTCGACGTGAGCCCCCGGCGCCGGATTCCGTGGCGGAGGGCGAGACGGCGCGCTAA
- a CDS encoding SPFH domain-containing protein codes for MGVSIVVLILLVLAFVLVASVIKIVPQGREFTVERFGRYTRTLKPGISILTPFVETIGRKVNMMEQVLDVPQQEVITKDNVSVKVDAIVFIQVMDAAAAAYRVDNLIYAITQLAQTNLRTVVGSMELDEVLSQRDAINTRLLSTIDHATGPWGVKVARIEIKDLTPPPDITNAMARQMKAEREKRAVITEAEGEKQSQIARAEGQKQSAILQAEGRREAAFRDAEAREREAEAEAKATAFVSEAISKGDVNAINYFIAQKYVEAFGELARSPQQKTVIVPADFAGLTGTVAGVGELIKSLGADAPRPTATPRSTSTTTSTPTGGKRGA; via the coding sequence TTGGGCGTCTCTATAGTTGTTCTGATCCTGCTGGTCCTGGCCTTCGTCCTGGTCGCCAGCGTCATCAAGATCGTGCCCCAGGGGCGCGAATTCACCGTGGAGCGGTTCGGCCGCTACACCCGGACCCTGAAGCCTGGCATCAGCATCCTGACCCCGTTCGTCGAGACGATCGGGCGCAAGGTCAACATGATGGAACAGGTGCTGGACGTCCCGCAGCAGGAGGTCATCACCAAGGACAACGTGTCGGTGAAGGTCGACGCGATCGTCTTCATCCAGGTCATGGACGCGGCCGCGGCCGCCTATCGCGTCGACAACCTGATCTACGCGATCACCCAGCTGGCCCAGACCAACCTGCGCACGGTGGTCGGCTCGATGGAGCTGGACGAGGTCCTCAGCCAGCGCGACGCGATCAACACCCGCCTGCTCTCGACCATCGACCACGCCACCGGCCCTTGGGGCGTCAAGGTCGCGCGGATCGAGATCAAGGACCTGACTCCGCCGCCGGACATCACCAACGCCATGGCCCGCCAGATGAAGGCCGAGCGCGAGAAGCGCGCGGTGATCACCGAGGCGGAAGGCGAGAAGCAGTCCCAGATCGCCCGCGCCGAGGGCCAGAAGCAGTCGGCCATCCTGCAGGCCGAGGGCCGCCGCGAGGCCGCCTTCCGCGACGCCGAGGCGCGCGAACGTGAAGCCGAGGCCGAGGCCAAGGCGACGGCCTTCGTGTCGGAGGCGATCTCGAAGGGCGACGTCAACGCGATCAACTACTTCATCGCCCAGAAGTACGTCGAAGCCTTCGGCGAGCTGGCGCGCAGCCCGCAGCAGAAGACCGTGATCGTGCCGGCCGACTTCGCGGGCCTGACCGGGACCGTCGCGGGCGTCGGCGAGCTGATCAAGAGCCTGGGCGCCGATGCGCCGCGTCCGACCGCGACGCCGCGCTCGACCTCGACGACCACCAGCACGCCGACCGGCGGCAAGCGCGGAGCCTAG
- a CDS encoding NfeD family protein has translation MGAVESLYASHPFWPWLALAALFLAIEVATGTGWLLWPAASAFVVGLLAEALRPGLVIEAGIFAVLTIASTYLARRFLRPVLEPTSPDLNDPLQRLVGQHGQAMATFDQGRGRVFVDGKDWAAESDEPAPQLDQTVVVTGVDGAVLKVRPVIH, from the coding sequence ATGGGCGCTGTCGAAAGCCTCTATGCGTCGCATCCGTTCTGGCCCTGGCTGGCCCTGGCGGCGCTGTTCCTGGCGATCGAGGTGGCGACGGGCACCGGCTGGCTGCTGTGGCCGGCCGCCAGCGCCTTCGTCGTCGGCCTGCTGGCCGAGGCGCTGCGCCCCGGTCTGGTGATCGAAGCCGGCATCTTCGCCGTGCTGACCATCGCCTCGACCTATCTCGCCAGGCGTTTCCTGCGTCCGGTGTTGGAGCCCACCAGTCCCGACCTCAATGATCCGTTGCAACGCCTCGTCGGCCAGCATGGCCAGGCGATGGCGACGTTCGATCAGGGGCGTGGCCGGGTGTTCGTCGACGGCAAGGACTGGGCCGCCGAATCCGACGAGCCGGCGCCCCAGCTCGACCAGACGGTGGTGGTCACCGGCGTCGATGGCGCCGTGCTGAAGGTCCGTCCCGTCATTCACTGA
- a CDS encoding ABC transporter ATP-binding protein — protein sequence MTSIISVKGLNKTYASGHQALKTIDLDIRRGEIFALLGPNGAGKTTLISIICGIVNPSQGTVTADGHDVVGDYRAARTKIGLVPQELHTDAFETVWATVSFSRGLFGKPRNDALIEKILRDLSLWDKKDSKIMALSGGMKRRVMIAKALSHEPTILFLDEPTAGVDVELRRDMWEMVRKLRESGVTIILTTHYIEEAEEMADRIGVINKGEIILVEDKTVLMRKLGKKQLTVHLKEPLTALPAALADPHLTLANDGADLVYTFDAQAEDTGIADLLKRLAEQGVEFKDLKTDQSSLEDIFVSLVRAPQ from the coding sequence GTGACCTCCATCATCTCGGTAAAGGGTCTGAACAAGACCTATGCGTCTGGCCATCAGGCGCTGAAGACGATCGATCTCGATATCCGCAGGGGCGAGATCTTCGCCCTCTTGGGGCCGAACGGCGCGGGCAAGACCACGCTGATCAGCATCATCTGCGGCATCGTCAACCCCAGCCAGGGGACGGTGACCGCCGACGGTCACGACGTAGTGGGCGACTATCGCGCCGCGCGCACCAAGATCGGCCTGGTGCCGCAGGAGCTGCACACCGACGCCTTCGAGACGGTCTGGGCCACGGTCAGCTTCTCGCGCGGCCTGTTCGGCAAGCCGCGCAACGACGCCCTGATCGAGAAGATCCTTCGCGACCTCTCCTTGTGGGACAAGAAGGACAGCAAGATCATGGCGCTGTCGGGCGGCATGAAACGCCGCGTGATGATCGCCAAGGCGCTGAGCCACGAGCCGACCATCCTGTTCCTGGACGAGCCCACCGCCGGCGTCGACGTCGAGCTGCGCCGCGACATGTGGGAAATGGTCCGCAAGCTGCGCGAAAGCGGCGTCACCATCATCCTGACCACCCACTACATCGAGGAGGCCGAGGAGATGGCCGACCGGATCGGGGTGATCAACAAGGGCGAGATCATCCTGGTCGAGGACAAGACCGTCCTCATGCGGAAACTCGGCAAGAAGCAGCTGACCGTGCATTTGAAGGAGCCGCTGACGGCTCTGCCGGCGGCCCTAGCCGACCCGCACCTGACGCTCGCCAATGACGGGGCCGACCTCGTCTACACCTTCGACGCCCAGGCCGAGGACACCGGCATCGCCGACCTCCTCAAGCGCCTGGCCGAGCAGGGCGTCGAGTTCAAGGACCTGAAGACCGACCAGAGCTCGCTGGAAGACATCTTCGTCAGCCTGGTGAGGGCCCCGCAATGA
- a CDS encoding ABC transporter permease — translation MNLFAIKAIYKFEMARWFRTLAQSVISPVLSTSLYFVVFGSAIGSRMQAIDGVSYGAFIVPGLIMLSLLSESISNASFGIYMPKWAGTIYELLSAPVAWFEAVAGYVGAAATKSICLGLLILATARIFVPFEIAHPFVMLLFLVLTSMTFSLFGFIIGVWADDFQKLQIVPLLIVTPLTFLGGSFYSIKMLPPIWQKITLFNPVVYLISGFRWAFYGQSDVGVGISLGMTAVFLAVCLTAVWWIFRTGYRLKV, via the coding sequence ATGAACCTGTTCGCGATCAAGGCCATCTACAAGTTCGAGATGGCGCGGTGGTTCCGCACCCTGGCCCAGAGCGTCATCTCGCCGGTGCTGTCGACCAGTCTCTATTTCGTGGTGTTCGGCTCGGCGATCGGCTCGCGCATGCAGGCCATCGACGGCGTCAGCTACGGCGCCTTCATCGTCCCGGGCCTGATCATGCTGTCGCTGCTCAGCGAGAGCATCTCCAACGCCTCGTTCGGCATCTACATGCCCAAGTGGGCCGGCACGATCTACGAGCTGCTGTCGGCGCCGGTCGCCTGGTTCGAGGCGGTGGCGGGCTATGTCGGGGCGGCGGCGACCAAGTCGATCTGCCTGGGCCTGCTGATCCTGGCCACGGCGCGGATCTTCGTGCCGTTCGAGATCGCCCACCCGTTCGTGATGCTGCTGTTCCTGGTCCTGACCTCGATGACCTTCAGCCTGTTCGGCTTCATCATCGGGGTCTGGGCCGACGATTTCCAGAAGCTGCAGATCGTGCCGCTTTTGATCGTCACGCCCCTGACCTTCCTGGGCGGCAGTTTCTACTCGATCAAGATGCTGCCGCCGATCTGGCAGAAGATCACCCTGTTCAACCCGGTGGTCTATCTGATCAGCGGCTTCCGCTGGGCCTTCTACGGCCAGTCGGATGTCGGCGTCGGGATCAGCCTGGGCATGACGGCGGTGTTCCTCGCCGTCTGCCTGACGGCGGTGTGGTGGATCTTCCGCACCGGCTATCGCCTGAAGGTCTAG
- a CDS encoding recombinase family protein has protein sequence MKFVGYYRVPPAPGVFFSPAQEERLLLLGCEQVFSDRCLASGVVRPGLERAMAALEPGGVLAAPSLHALGGDLVAVMDAVLKLRARDLHLVVQQPEIDTRADSGFFDACQALTAFNGERAMIRRAETALVAKGAKAGGLKGLKAAPPVEAEDAEDDD, from the coding sequence ATGAAATTCGTCGGCTACTACCGCGTGCCGCCCGCGCCGGGGGTGTTCTTCAGTCCCGCTCAGGAAGAGCGTTTGCTGCTGCTGGGCTGCGAGCAGGTGTTCAGCGATCGCTGCCTGGCCTCGGGCGTGGTGCGGCCGGGGCTGGAGCGGGCCATGGCGGCGCTGGAGCCCGGCGGCGTCCTGGCCGCCCCCAGCCTTCACGCCCTGGGCGGCGACCTGGTGGCGGTGATGGACGCGGTGCTGAAGCTGCGCGCCCGCGACCTGCACCTGGTCGTCCAGCAGCCCGAGATCGACACCCGCGCGGATTCCGGCTTTTTCGACGCCTGCCAGGCGCTGACCGCCTTCAACGGTGAGCGCGCCATGATCCGCCGGGCCGAAACCGCCCTGGTCGCCAAGGGCGCCAAGGCGGGCGGCCTGAAGGGGCTGAAGGCGGCGCCCCCGGTCGAGGCCGAGGACGCCGAAGACGACGACTAG